A window of the Bacillus sp. FJAT-52991 genome harbors these coding sequences:
- a CDS encoding plasmid-related protein — MKINIDPSAKETQLVGVIPECIIDHYSIQCASLEVYMPPGVLKHLQKRGHWNDFLTYHQHIPGMIALPDFAGQNPKEPHTVEIYKIVNDHVILPIKLSAESGLFMSSFYILDNGADKIQKRLRTQRIHPFSTFSK, encoded by the coding sequence ATGAAAATAAATATAGATCCTAGCGCCAAAGAGACACAATTAGTAGGGGTTATACCTGAATGTATTATTGATCATTATTCTATCCAATGTGCCAGTTTAGAAGTATACATGCCTCCAGGTGTGTTGAAGCATTTGCAAAAGCGAGGGCATTGGAATGACTTTTTAACATATCATCAACATATACCAGGTATGATTGCTCTTCCTGATTTTGCTGGACAGAACCCTAAAGAACCTCATACAGTAGAAATATATAAAATAGTGAACGATCATGTTATTTTACCCATCAAATTGAGTGCGGAGAGTGGTTTGTTTATGAGTTCTTTTTATATATTAGACAATGGGGCAGATAAGATTCAAAAACGCTTGCGTACCCAGCGTATTCATCCGTTTTCAACTTTTTCTAAATAA